The Brachypodium distachyon strain Bd21 chromosome 4, Brachypodium_distachyon_v3.0, whole genome shotgun sequence nucleotide sequence TCTGAAATAAAAATCAtcatatatttcatcatgTGTTAAGCTCAGAGTCAAATTCATAATATGTTCATCATATATTTCTGGGTTCTCCATGAAATAGAATCTTCATTCACAGTAATCACAATATGCTCTTAAAAAACCTTATCAATAGACCAAAACATCAGAGCATTACATATCAAATAATAATATCTGCACAATATTAATACGGAGATTTTACTTTAGTGCTTCTTGGTAAATTGAATGCCTAGCTGCCACAATAACCAGCTGACGTAACTTTAATAGCTTGTTGGTGCAGAAAATCCTGTTTTAGTTTCTGCGGCGGAACAAATTTTTGGTGCTGGTGGAAAGAGATTAAGACCAGCATTAGTTTTTCTGGTGTCCAGAGCAACTGCTGAATTAGCTGGTTTATCGTAAGTTGCTTTTTTTATTGCAACCTTACCATTTCTTACAGAATGTTGAAATTAATTAGTCACTCAGACCATTGATTTGTGGATTCCAGGGAGCTAACTACAGAACACCAACGCTTAGCAGAGATCATAGAGATGATTCACACTGCAAGTTTAATACATGATGATGTCATAGATGACAGTGGAATGCGAAGAGGTATATATGGTGCTACTTTTTAACAAGTCCTTGATACTCATATAAACAAACTGTTTgtttcttcttattttttcttccctttttgaTTTGTACATGTTActactttttatttttcaaattatGTATCAAGATTATAAATAAACAGTGATATTGTAAAAACAAAACGCTTAGGCATATCGAGAAATTCACCAGTTTAGTCTAAGGCATAAATTACTTTGTTTTCAGGGAAAGAAACCATTCATCAATTATATGGAACACGGGTGGCTGTGCTTGCTGGTGATTTTATGTTTGCCCAATCTTCTTGGTTTCTTGCAAACCTAGAGAATATTGAAGTTATAAAGCTCATCAGCCAGGTAATCAAAGACATGAGCAAGCTTTCCTCTCTTATTTGGAACCATATATGATTTGTTTTACATAAAATGCATTCCTAACAGGTAATTAAGGATTTTGCCAGTGGCGAGATAAAACAACAATCTACTCTTTTTGACTGTGATGTCACCCTTGATGACTACTTGCTGAAGAGCTACTACAAAACTGCCTCTCTGATCGCTGCAAGCACAAGGTCATCAGCCATATTTAGTGGTGTCAGCACTGCTATATGTGAACAAATGTATGAGTACGGAAGGAATCTCGGACTCTCCTTCCAGGTAGTAGATGACATTCTTGACTTCACCCAATCAGCTGAGCAACTTGGCAAACCAGCAGCAAGTGACTTGGCAAAGGGAAATCTGACAGCTCCAGTCATTTTTGCTTTGCAAGATGAAACACAGCTAAGGGAGATCATCGACTCCGAGTTCAGTGAAACAGATTCCTTAGCTGCTGCAATAGAGCTAGTTCATAGAAGTGGTGGAATAAGGAGGGCTCATGAGCTTGCAAGAGAGAAGGGTGACTTGGCTATCCAAAATCTGCAGTGCCTTCCGAGGAGCGAGTTCAGAGATGCGCTTGAGAACATGGTGAGATATAATCTCCAAAGGATTGAATAGACGGGATTGCTTGATTTCTCTATCAGATACATGCCTCGTTTGTGGGTTTAGAGTAGCTCCCAGTCTCCCACAGAAATATGTCTTATCATGCCCCATTT carries:
- the LOC100835146 gene encoding probable solanesyl-diphosphate synthase 3, chloroplastic; the encoded protein is MAAPSSLAASSHLSAPSQQRVAVAAAVHAAGKARRRCRWSGRTRRAPGVCFVASPSQPAGLAAVDLPPAAHTTIPSATAASVPDRTSVSSLLEVVSDDLLNLNNNLKSLVGAENPVLVSAAEQIFGAGGKRLRPALVFLVSRATAELAGLSELTTEHQRLAEIIEMIHTASLIHDDVIDDSGMRRGKETIHQLYGTRVAVLAGDFMFAQSSWFLANLENIEVIKLISQVIKDFASGEIKQQSTLFDCDVTLDDYLLKSYYKTASLIAASTRSSAIFSGVSTAICEQMYEYGRNLGLSFQVVDDILDFTQSAEQLGKPAASDLAKGNLTAPVIFALQDETQLREIIDSEFSETDSLAAAIELVHRSGGIRRAHELAREKGDLAIQNLQCLPRSEFRDALENMVRYNLQRIE